One Amycolatopsis tolypomycina DNA segment encodes these proteins:
- a CDS encoding ABC transporter permease — translation MPVQRKRGRIPGWLRGVIWAVVAIAVISTASYSTGVAALTSSNTAQTALRLALPILLCALGGLWAERAGVVNIGLEGMMILGTWGAAWGSYYGGVWSGLIAAIVFGALGGLLHAVATVTFNVNHIVSGVAINLLGLGITKYLANLIFAPISGNPRQSPVVPKFDTYSATFLSDWLGDLEKEQRVGISDVAGILRGLVTEVAPLTMLAIILVPVSFWVLWRTRFGLRLRSCGENPVAAESLGVNVYLHKYVAVVISGAFAGMGGASLVLLRGGADYLENQTNGRGYIGLAAMIFGNWRPGGLLGGAALFGYADGLQLAGGGEAVLALLYGAVILVGVIVVVQLFRRQWIAAGLGVIGAGVLYAIYWSNDTLPSDLIPYTAHFVTLIVLAVASQRLRPPKADGQPYRRGED, via the coding sequence ATGCCGGTGCAGCGCAAGCGGGGCCGGATCCCCGGCTGGCTGCGCGGCGTGATCTGGGCCGTGGTCGCCATCGCCGTCATCTCGACGGCGTCGTACTCCACCGGCGTCGCCGCGCTGACGTCGTCGAACACCGCGCAGACGGCGTTGCGCCTGGCACTGCCGATCCTGTTGTGTGCGCTGGGCGGCCTCTGGGCCGAACGCGCCGGCGTCGTCAACATCGGTCTCGAGGGCATGATGATCCTCGGCACCTGGGGCGCCGCCTGGGGTTCGTACTACGGCGGTGTCTGGTCCGGTCTGATCGCCGCGATCGTGTTCGGTGCGCTCGGCGGGCTGCTGCACGCGGTGGCGACGGTGACGTTCAACGTCAACCACATCGTCTCCGGTGTCGCGATCAACCTGCTCGGCCTGGGCATCACCAAATACCTGGCGAACCTCATCTTCGCGCCGATCTCCGGCAACCCGCGGCAGTCGCCGGTGGTGCCGAAGTTCGACACCTACTCGGCGACGTTCCTCTCGGACTGGCTGGGCGACCTGGAGAAGGAGCAGCGCGTCGGCATCTCCGACGTCGCCGGCATCCTGCGCGGCCTGGTCACCGAGGTGGCGCCGCTGACGATGCTCGCGATCATCCTGGTGCCGGTGAGCTTCTGGGTGCTCTGGCGGACGCGCTTCGGCCTGCGGCTGCGCTCCTGCGGCGAGAACCCGGTGGCCGCCGAGTCCCTCGGCGTCAACGTCTACCTGCACAAGTACGTCGCCGTGGTCATCTCGGGCGCGTTCGCCGGCATGGGCGGCGCGTCGCTGGTCCTGCTGCGCGGCGGCGCGGACTACCTGGAGAACCAGACGAACGGCCGCGGGTACATCGGCCTCGCGGCGATGATCTTCGGCAACTGGCGCCCGGGCGGCCTGCTCGGCGGCGCGGCCCTGTTCGGCTACGCCGACGGCCTCCAGCTCGCCGGCGGCGGCGAGGCGGTGCTCGCGCTGCTGTACGGCGCGGTGATCCTGGTCGGCGTGATCGTCGTGGTGCAGCTGTTCCGCCGCCAGTGGATCGCGGCCGGGCTCGGCGTCATCGGCGCCGGCGTGCTGTACGCGATCTACTGGTCGAACGACACGCTGCCGTCCGACCTGATCCCGTACACCGCGCACTTCGTGACGCTGATCGTGCTGGCGGTGGCCTCGCAGCGGCTGCGGCCGCCGAAGGCCGACGGACAGCCGTACCGACGGGGTGAAGACTGA
- a CDS encoding ABC transporter permease → MTSWRTKLLPPLLAIVFAVLLSAIALIISGADPLQAYGTMIGQMFKGSTSVDTVNLATVYYLSGLAVAIGFQMNLFNIGVEGQYRFAAVVAAIAGGAMQLPPVIHVLAILVVAVVAGMAYAAIPAILKVTRGVSEVISTIMLNAIVAGIIAFLINADQFGVQTGNNIGTRVIEPSGRIPGIPLGSGTLFGFVFIAAIVGGAYWFMLNRTRFGFELKASGESTTAAAAGGVNAKKMTLIAMLLSGGVAGLVAMPELLGRDYTYGITATQMYGFTGIAVALLGRNHPGGIALGALLWAFLDTSAVSLEQINVSKEIATIMQGIIVLSVVVAYEIVRRADLAAEQRRVGRALAGRKGSSVSEGGAV, encoded by the coding sequence ATGACCTCCTGGCGCACGAAACTGCTGCCACCGCTGCTGGCGATCGTCTTCGCCGTGCTGCTGTCGGCGATCGCGCTGATCATTTCCGGGGCCGACCCGCTCCAGGCGTACGGCACGATGATCGGCCAGATGTTCAAGGGCTCGACCTCGGTCGACACCGTGAACCTCGCGACCGTGTACTACCTGTCCGGGCTCGCGGTCGCCATCGGCTTCCAGATGAACCTGTTCAACATCGGTGTCGAGGGCCAGTACCGGTTCGCCGCCGTCGTCGCCGCGATCGCCGGTGGCGCGATGCAGCTGCCGCCGGTGATCCACGTCCTCGCGATCCTGGTGGTCGCGGTCGTCGCGGGCATGGCGTACGCGGCGATCCCGGCGATCCTCAAGGTGACCCGCGGGGTCAGCGAGGTCATCTCGACGATCATGCTCAACGCGATCGTCGCCGGCATCATCGCGTTCCTCATCAACGCCGACCAGTTCGGCGTGCAGACCGGCAACAACATCGGCACCCGCGTGATCGAGCCGTCGGGCCGGATCCCGGGCATCCCGCTCGGCTCGGGCACGCTCTTCGGCTTCGTCTTCATCGCCGCGATCGTCGGCGGTGCCTACTGGTTCATGCTCAACCGCACGCGGTTCGGCTTCGAGCTCAAGGCGTCCGGCGAATCCACCACCGCGGCCGCCGCCGGTGGCGTCAACGCCAAGAAGATGACGCTGATCGCGATGCTGCTTTCCGGTGGCGTCGCGGGTCTGGTCGCCATGCCGGAGCTGCTCGGCCGCGACTACACCTACGGCATCACCGCGACCCAGATGTACGGCTTCACCGGCATCGCGGTCGCGCTGCTCGGCCGCAACCACCCCGGCGGCATCGCGCTCGGCGCGCTGCTGTGGGCGTTCCTCGACACCTCCGCGGTGTCGCTGGAGCAGATCAACGTGTCCAAGGAGATCGCGACGATCATGCAGGGCATCATCGTGCTGTCGGTCGTCGTGGCGTACGAGATCGTGCGACGCGCCGACCTCGCGGCCGAACAACGGAGGGTGGGCCGCGCGCTCGCCGGCCGCAAGGGTTCCTCGGTCAGCGAAGGGGGTGCGGTGTGA
- a CDS encoding ABC transporter ATP-binding protein translates to MSTAEAPAEAVPDRGAPAVQLTGITKRFPGVVANSDVNLTVAAGEVHAICGENGAGKSTLMKILYGMQPPDEGTVAINGEEVKLRNPQDAIRAGIGMVHQHFMLADNLTVGENVFLGAEALHGIGRAARARLAELAERTGLHAKPETLLEELGVADRQRVEIVKVLYRGAKIIILDEPTAVLVPQEVDALFDTVREMKDGGYTFLFISHKLDEVRAIADTVTVIRRGTTVGTADPKTITSRQLAEMMVGSELPSPETRESTVTDRDVLRLTGLTLGAEGSDRNALDDVSFTVHAGEVLGIAGVEGNGQTELVETIMGMRKPTGGTIELVDAEGRSRDITKAGTLARREAGIGYIAEDRTRHSLLLTQPLWVNRILGYQTREPVSKGQLLDIAGARADTERIVRDYDVRTPGIDVPAAALSGGNQQKLIVGRELSGNPVLLIASHPTRGVDVGAQALIWENIRQARADGLAVLLISADLDELIGLSDTIRVMLRGRLVSEADPATVTPQELGSAMTGAGEGDEE, encoded by the coding sequence ATGAGCACAGCCGAGGCCCCGGCCGAGGCCGTCCCCGACCGGGGCGCCCCCGCCGTCCAGCTGACCGGGATCACCAAGCGCTTTCCCGGCGTGGTGGCCAACTCCGACGTCAACCTCACCGTCGCCGCGGGCGAGGTGCACGCCATCTGTGGCGAGAACGGCGCCGGCAAATCCACCCTGATGAAGATCCTGTACGGCATGCAGCCGCCGGACGAGGGCACCGTCGCGATCAACGGCGAAGAGGTGAAGCTGCGCAACCCGCAGGACGCCATCCGCGCCGGCATCGGCATGGTGCACCAGCACTTCATGCTCGCCGACAACCTCACCGTCGGTGAGAACGTCTTCCTCGGCGCCGAGGCCCTGCACGGCATCGGCCGCGCCGCCCGCGCCCGGCTGGCCGAGCTCGCCGAGCGCACCGGCCTGCACGCCAAGCCGGAGACGCTGCTGGAAGAGCTCGGCGTCGCCGACCGCCAGCGCGTCGAGATCGTCAAGGTGCTCTACCGCGGGGCGAAGATCATCATCCTCGACGAGCCGACCGCGGTCCTCGTCCCGCAGGAGGTCGACGCGCTCTTCGACACCGTGCGGGAGATGAAGGACGGCGGCTACACGTTCCTCTTCATCTCGCACAAGCTCGACGAGGTGCGCGCGATCGCCGACACCGTCACGGTGATCCGGCGCGGCACCACCGTCGGCACCGCCGACCCGAAGACCATCACCTCCCGCCAGCTCGCGGAGATGATGGTCGGCTCCGAGCTGCCCAGCCCGGAGACCCGCGAGTCCACGGTCACCGACCGGGACGTGCTGCGGCTGACCGGGCTCACGCTGGGCGCCGAGGGCTCCGACCGCAACGCGCTCGACGACGTCTCCTTCACCGTGCACGCGGGCGAGGTGCTCGGCATCGCCGGTGTCGAGGGCAACGGCCAGACCGAGCTCGTCGAGACGATCATGGGCATGCGGAAGCCGACCGGCGGCACGATCGAGCTGGTTGATGCTGAGGGGCGTTCGAGGGATATCACCAAGGCCGGGACGCTGGCGCGGCGCGAGGCCGGCATCGGCTACATCGCCGAGGACCGCACGCGGCACAGCCTGCTGCTCACGCAACCGTTGTGGGTCAACCGGATCCTCGGCTACCAGACCCGCGAGCCGGTCTCGAAGGGCCAGCTGCTCGACATCGCGGGCGCCCGCGCCGACACCGAGCGGATCGTCCGCGACTACGACGTCCGCACGCCGGGCATCGACGTCCCGGCCGCGGCGCTCTCCGGCGGCAACCAGCAGAAGCTGATCGTCGGGCGCGAGCTGTCCGGCAACCCGGTGCTGCTCATCGCGTCGCACCCGACGCGCGGTGTCGACGTCGGCGCGCAGGCGCTGATCTGGGAGAACATCCGCCAGGCCCGCGCCGACGGCCTCGCGGTGCTGCTGATCTCCGCCGACCTCGACGAGCTGATCGGCCTGTCCGACACGATCCGGGTCATGCTGCGCGGACGCCTCGTGAGCGAGGCCGACCCCGCCACCGTGACGCCGCAGGAACTGGGCTCCGCGATGACCGGCGCGGGAGAGGGTGACGAAGAATGA
- a CDS encoding BMP family lipoprotein, with translation MRGTALAAAAMAGVLTLAGCAKDSGGGNSSNNTAASTGGSDCVTAPKPPAAPAAASSTAAAGEKVDGSKLKIGLAFDVGGRGDASFNDAAAAGTDKAKAELGVTTVSESTAGSSEAESAKQQRLDQMAASGLNPIIAVGFAYAPSVKVVAAKYPNTKFAIVDDDSITLPNVTSLVFAEEQGSFLAGVAAAYKSKNCHIGFVGGVNTPLIQKFEAGFLQGAKTVSNKIKIEDEYLTPAGDFSGFQDPPKGNAKAAAEIAKGADVIYHAAGASGKGVFDAAKAGNALAIGVDSDQYNQKTVEADKDVIITSMLKRVDVAVFDYVQAVAKGDLTTLPKRFDLKVDGVGYATSGGKIDDIKDVLDGYKAQIIAGQITVSDKPQK, from the coding sequence ATGCGTGGAACCGCGCTGGCCGCCGCGGCCATGGCCGGGGTGCTCACCCTGGCCGGGTGCGCCAAGGACTCCGGCGGTGGTAACAGCTCGAACAACACCGCCGCCTCGACGGGTGGTTCCGACTGCGTCACCGCGCCGAAGCCGCCCGCCGCGCCCGCCGCGGCCAGCAGCACGGCCGCGGCCGGCGAGAAGGTCGACGGCAGCAAGCTGAAGATCGGCCTGGCCTTCGACGTCGGCGGCCGGGGTGACGCGTCGTTCAACGACGCCGCCGCCGCGGGCACCGACAAGGCGAAGGCCGAGCTCGGCGTGACGACGGTCAGCGAGAGCACCGCCGGCTCCAGCGAGGCCGAGTCGGCCAAGCAGCAGCGCCTCGACCAGATGGCCGCCTCGGGCCTGAACCCGATCATCGCGGTCGGCTTCGCCTACGCGCCGTCGGTCAAGGTCGTCGCGGCCAAGTACCCGAACACCAAGTTCGCCATCGTCGACGACGACTCGATCACGCTGCCGAACGTGACGTCGCTGGTCTTCGCCGAGGAGCAGGGCTCGTTCCTGGCCGGCGTCGCCGCCGCCTACAAGAGCAAGAACTGCCACATCGGCTTCGTCGGCGGTGTCAACACCCCGCTGATCCAGAAGTTCGAGGCCGGCTTCCTGCAGGGTGCGAAGACCGTTTCGAACAAGATCAAGATCGAGGACGAGTACCTCACCCCGGCCGGCGACTTCTCCGGGTTCCAGGACCCGCCGAAGGGCAACGCGAAGGCCGCGGCCGAGATCGCCAAGGGCGCGGACGTGATCTACCACGCCGCGGGCGCCTCGGGCAAGGGCGTGTTCGACGCCGCGAAGGCAGGCAACGCGCTGGCCATCGGGGTCGACTCCGACCAGTACAACCAGAAGACCGTCGAGGCCGACAAGGACGTCATCATCACGTCCATGCTCAAGCGCGTCGACGTCGCGGTGTTCGACTACGTGCAGGCCGTCGCCAAGGGCGACCTGACGACCCTGCCGAAGCGGTTCGACCTCAAGGTCGACGGCGTCGGCTACGCCACCTCCGGTGGCAAGATCGACGACATCAAGGACGTCCTGGACGGCTACAAGGCCCAGATCATCGCGGGCCAGATCACCGTTTCGGACAAGCCGCAGAAGTAG
- a CDS encoding NPCBM/NEW2 domain-containing protein, with protein sequence MRRLGLVIAIAALLPVVSVTPAQALPDGLALTPPMGFNNWNTTGCAVDEQLIRDTADIFVDKGLKAAGYEYVNVDDCWAEPQRDADGRLQANKARFPSGIKALADYVHAKGLKFGIYTSAGTLTCAKTMPGALDHEDVDAQAFADWGVDYLKYDNCNNQGRPALERYTKMRDALKKTGRPIVYSLCEWGENKPWTWGADVGHLWRTTGDIKDNWAKVVQILKANAPLAPYAGPGRWNDPDMLEVGNGGMTTEEYRSHFSLWAMMAAPLLIGADLRKVSPANFDVLRNTEVIALDQDRRGVQARVLSNQDGHWVFAKPLDNGDVAIALFNETTSSATIGTTAAAAGLPRAAGYTARDLWAHRDLQTAGRISAVVPPHATVVYRVHAGGQWWRNAPLVSSGVEVVPSVPGVPGEITPAGQPFEVTVSATDEARVPVFDPRVTLTAPAGWRVEQVARPRKVVLGTGETAAGRWRVTPPAGTEGTTAALRGGVTYRALGFGPVTWSGEQQLTVPAAPPATSAFASDLRWAAEKNGYGPIERDMSNGSVPAGDGKPLTINGVVYPKGLGAHAPSEAVFHVGGRCTAFTADVGVDDEREATNKQGSVTFEVYADGVRVAATGVRTWQDPAVPLAADLHGAKYLRLVVTDGGDGNSYDRADWAAARLTCG encoded by the coding sequence GTGCGACGACTCGGCTTGGTGATCGCCATCGCGGCCCTGCTGCCCGTGGTGTCGGTCACGCCCGCGCAGGCACTGCCCGACGGCCTGGCGCTGACACCTCCGATGGGCTTCAACAACTGGAACACCACCGGCTGCGCCGTCGACGAGCAGCTGATCCGCGACACCGCCGACATCTTCGTCGACAAAGGACTCAAGGCGGCCGGCTACGAGTACGTCAACGTCGACGACTGCTGGGCCGAGCCGCAGCGGGACGCCGACGGGCGCCTGCAGGCCAACAAGGCCCGGTTCCCGAGCGGCATCAAGGCGCTCGCCGACTACGTCCACGCGAAGGGGCTCAAGTTCGGCATCTACACCAGCGCGGGCACGCTGACCTGCGCGAAGACCATGCCCGGCGCGCTCGACCACGAAGACGTCGACGCGCAGGCGTTCGCCGACTGGGGTGTCGACTACCTCAAGTACGACAACTGCAACAACCAGGGACGGCCCGCCCTCGAGCGCTACACGAAGATGCGCGACGCCCTGAAGAAGACCGGTCGCCCGATCGTGTACTCGCTGTGCGAGTGGGGCGAGAACAAGCCGTGGACGTGGGGCGCCGACGTCGGGCACCTCTGGCGCACCACCGGCGACATCAAGGACAACTGGGCGAAGGTGGTCCAGATCCTCAAGGCGAACGCGCCGCTGGCGCCGTACGCCGGGCCGGGGCGCTGGAACGACCCCGACATGCTCGAGGTCGGCAACGGCGGGATGACGACCGAGGAGTACCGCTCGCACTTCTCGCTGTGGGCGATGATGGCCGCCCCGCTGCTCATCGGCGCCGACCTGCGCAAGGTGTCGCCGGCGAACTTCGACGTCCTGCGCAACACCGAGGTCATCGCCCTCGACCAGGACCGCCGCGGCGTCCAGGCCCGCGTGCTGTCCAACCAGGACGGACACTGGGTGTTCGCGAAGCCCCTGGACAACGGGGACGTGGCGATCGCGCTGTTCAACGAGACGACGTCGAGCGCGACGATCGGCACCACCGCGGCCGCCGCCGGGCTGCCTCGCGCCGCGGGCTACACCGCGCGAGACCTCTGGGCGCACCGCGACCTCCAGACGGCGGGCCGGATCTCCGCGGTCGTCCCGCCGCACGCGACGGTCGTCTACCGCGTCCACGCGGGCGGCCAGTGGTGGCGGAACGCGCCGCTGGTGAGCAGCGGCGTCGAGGTCGTCCCGTCGGTGCCGGGTGTCCCGGGTGAGATCACGCCCGCCGGGCAGCCCTTCGAGGTGACGGTGTCCGCGACCGACGAGGCCCGTGTCCCGGTGTTCGACCCGCGGGTGACGCTCACCGCGCCCGCGGGCTGGCGCGTCGAGCAGGTGGCGCGGCCGCGGAAGGTCGTGCTCGGCACCGGCGAGACCGCGGCCGGGCGCTGGCGGGTGACGCCGCCCGCCGGGACCGAAGGGACGACGGCGGCGCTCCGCGGCGGCGTCACCTACCGCGCGCTCGGGTTCGGGCCGGTCACCTGGTCCGGTGAACAGCAGCTGACCGTGCCCGCGGCGCCGCCCGCGACGTCGGCGTTCGCCAGCGACCTGCGCTGGGCGGCCGAGAAGAACGGTTACGGCCCGATCGAGCGGGACATGTCCAACGGCAGCGTCCCGGCCGGCGACGGCAAGCCGCTGACCATCAACGGCGTCGTTTACCCGAAGGGCCTGGGTGCGCACGCGCCGAGCGAGGCCGTCTTCCACGTCGGCGGCCGCTGCACGGCGTTCACCGCGGACGTCGGCGTCGACGACGAGCGCGAGGCGACGAACAAGCAGGGCTCGGTGACGTTCGAGGTCTACGCGGACGGCGTCCGGGTGGCGGCGACCGGCGTGCGCACGTGGCAGGACCCGGCGGTGCCGCTCGCCGCGGACCTCCACGGCGCGAAGTACCTGCGGCTGGTCGTCACCGACGGCGGCGACGGCAACTCCTACGACCGCGCCGACTGGGCCGCCGCCCGGCTCACCTGCGGCTGA
- the sdhC gene encoding succinate dehydrogenase, cytochrome b556 subunit: MSTTASTAPEAAASDRAGASRRQGTFYRGDPGMWSWVLHRITGVLTFFFLFVHVLDTALVRVSPNTYDQVIETYKTPIVNLLEVGLVGAVLFHALNGIRVMLVDFWSKGPQLQKAMTWVIGVVWVVVMVPGAFFMLKRTAEMLFGGN; encoded by the coding sequence ATGTCCACCACGGCGAGCACCGCCCCAGAGGCGGCGGCGAGCGATCGGGCGGGTGCCTCACGCCGGCAGGGGACCTTCTACCGGGGTGACCCCGGCATGTGGTCCTGGGTCCTGCACCGCATCACCGGCGTGCTCACATTCTTCTTCCTGTTCGTGCACGTGCTCGACACCGCGCTGGTGCGCGTGTCGCCGAACACCTACGACCAGGTCATCGAGACCTACAAGACGCCGATCGTCAACCTCCTGGAGGTCGGCCTGGTCGGCGCGGTGCTGTTCCACGCGCTCAACGGCATCCGGGTCATGCTGGTCGACTTCTGGTCGAAGGGCCCGCAGCTGCAGAAGGCCATGACGTGGGTGATCGGCGTGGTCTGGGTCGTGGTGATGGTCCCCGGTGCGTTCTTCATGCTGAAGCGCACCGCCGAAATGCTCTTCGGGGGTAACTGA
- a CDS encoding succinate dehydrogenase hydrophobic membrane anchor subunit — protein MADLALANPRAPKRPAARRSNFELYSWLFMRISGLALVILVLGHLLIMNILDGGVHRINWGFVAGRWASPFWQFWDLSMLWLAEIHGGNGLRTIIDDYARKDSTRFWLKILLYVSMVLILAVGTMVIFTFDPNMPAN, from the coding sequence ATGGCCGACCTCGCGCTCGCCAACCCCCGCGCGCCGAAGCGGCCCGCCGCGCGCCGGAGCAACTTCGAGCTCTACAGCTGGCTGTTCATGCGGATCTCCGGCCTCGCGCTGGTCATCCTGGTGCTCGGCCACCTGCTGATCATGAACATCCTCGACGGCGGTGTGCACCGGATCAACTGGGGCTTCGTCGCCGGCCGCTGGGCCTCGCCGTTCTGGCAGTTCTGGGACCTGTCGATGCTGTGGCTCGCCGAGATCCACGGCGGCAACGGGCTGCGCACGATCATCGACGACTACGCCCGCAAGGACAGCACGCGGTTCTGGCTGAAGATCCTGCTCTACGTCTCGATGGTGCTGATCCTGGCCGTCGGCACGATGGTGATCTTCACCTTCGACCCGAACATGCCCGCGAACTGA